A region of the Apium graveolens cultivar Ventura chromosome 6, ASM990537v1, whole genome shotgun sequence genome:
ATCCACATTTTAGGTATTTGCTTATAATTATCTCGTTCTCATCTTTTAGTTATCATACTGAATAATTTGCTGTATGACTTTGGTTTCTAGCACTACAAAATTACCGCTTCTTATGGACTGGTCTTGGGGCTCAGATTGCACGTGATGTTCCCTTTTCTGCAATTTGCTGGTCAACCCTTGAGCCTGTAAGACATCAATCTCAACTGAAGTCAGTAGTAAATCTTGACATGAAATAATGTTTCAATTGAGCATATGAAGCCAATTGTATGCTTGTATCAGCTCAGGAGACAGATTATAGGCCTGGTAGGTGAACAAACAAGCATAGCGACAATCCTTGCAGCAAACTTTTCTGCTGGTTTTGTTGCAGGAAGTATTGCAGCTTTTGTCACATGTCCTCTGGATGTCGCAAAGACCCGACGACAGATTGAGGTGATTCTTCCAATCAATTATATTTCGAACTGTCTGCCTTAGTATTGTTTTGCTTTATTTCTTTTACCCCCAGTATGCCAAAACAGCCTGTGGTCAGAAGAATAATGAAATTTGGTGGGCAGACCTTAAAAATAAAATGAGGGTGAGGTATGTTACTTTAATATGAGTTGCATGCTGTGCGGCATTGGTTGATCATGACTATAAGATGAAGGATGTCTCAAACATTGATCGAGTAGCTACCTCTGTCCGGGAAAGAGATATTACATGATACTACGTATTGTGTCCCTTGTGCCCATGCCTCACATGATTATGATAATGAATTAAATCTCACTCGTCACTTTATAGAAGGATTTTTTTTTACACAAGTACAGGTTTAAGGTTTGCGCTAAGCCTGCTGAGCATGAGAATATATTGAAAACTAATGTTGGCTTAATAATAAGCAACAGTTATGTCCAAGGACTTGAGCTCTCATGTGATTTTTGAGATTTTGTTTGGTTAAATAAACTAAGAGCACAAGTTGTTAATATCACTCTTAGTATCGATATCCTTGTGCTTTCTGCTTGCTAATGTGGGTTTCGTTTGTAGAAAGATTCTTCTCGAGCATTAAAGATGACCACGAAACATACATTGGTTGAGATGTGGAGGTTGGTGGCACTTCCTTACAACTGTAGTAAAACTTATAAATTTGTCGATTTAGTTTTAGTGGGTTTGTCAATAAGTTGCAGTTGCTTATTATGTAGAAAATATTGAATTGTTATTCCCATATAACATGCAACTATTGAAAAATGAAAATTgcttatatatttttttcttggACAGTGATGGAGGGATTAAGGGACTTTTTGCTGGTGTTGGTCCTCGTGTTGCTCGCACTGGTCCTTCTGTTGGAATTGTAGTTACTTTTTATGAAGTTGTTAAATATGCTTTACTTCAAAGAAGTTGGTCAAGAGACGGAGACAATTTATAGCAAAACAGAGCCAGAAGGCTATATGTACATTGTATGCCTCAGGATTACATCCTTGCAAATTATGGAGGATCCTCGCAATTTTGGGGTGTCTACCGGAAATGTGATCATTTGCATGTGATTGCTAGAAGAATAAATAGAGTAACTGACACGATATAATTCTCATATTAAATGTGACCGCCACTGGGGATGGTGGAATAACTAGGTGATGTGCaatatttttgttaattttttttacagAGCCCATTAGTGTAGATAAGGGGTGTATAGAAGAATTGCGGTTGACCACATTGAACCGCTCGTAACCGAAAATATTTTGTGGATAATTGCAAAACCTGGATTAGTTGCAGATTTAATTTCTAATAATCGCTTATTCGCTATTTGGAtacagttttaaaattttaaaaatcacaaAATCGTCAAACGCAAACCgctacatatatttataataaaatatatttttaaaaatatatttaatatcatataaattaatatgTAAACACatgtatttattttaaaaaatattattatttaatattctaAAATTAACATATTTAACATATATTTATTAATACTTAATTGTTATGACTTGAAGTCCAATAGTCCAATACCTATCCTCCACTTCGGTCTAGTCCCGGTGTGCAGAGATAAATGCATCATATTATCCCTATTCTAATTTCTTGCATTCACAACTTTCTTGCATTATATTATCCCTATTCTATTTGTGTTTGTGTGTCTGATTTTCTAAAATTTTGCTCACACCCAAATGCCAAATGGGATACTTTAGTTGCTCTTAATTATattttttgcaaattattaataGTTAACCGCAACCACGTTGAAAATCACATTCAATCACATTTGTGAATGAAAATTTTCTAAAATCACTTTTTGCGGTTTGATTCGATTTTTACTCTAAAATCGATCCGATTCAAATCGTGTACAATCCCTAATCACCCCCAATGTAGATGGGACAAATGTTCGAGGATAGTAGCGGATATGCTAAAACTTTATAATACTGCACTACTGCCACAGTTGTTTCAAGACCAACTAGCCTAGGATTCAACATACACTTGAAGGATAATTAATTGTACAGAGTATTGTTAgtttgatgataatagattttaCAAAACCCAGTGTAGAAAATCATATGACAGTTGCCGTTGGACCGGTCAATTGCGTTTTTGTATATTTACATGGAAAATTGTTGCACGAAATGAAAATACAGGTCATCTTTTTGCACACATGTTGATGTTCATGTACTTTTTGCATACACTAAATTGTAATATTAATTGTATCCAACTTGAATGAAAACATATTAGTAGAGTATAATCTTATTTAATGCACATGATATTTATTCATACACAATTACTTAAAAATTTGtttacatatattttatataaaatatatttattacaTAATAAATATAGATAATTCGTGTATTTTTTATCTGTTGTGTATCCAAAAGTTGAATCCTACTAATCTATATTATTGTATCGGCTATCAAACATAAAAGTCATGCTAGTAATTTTGGGATTGCATGTACCAAGTAGGCAAGGACCCGTATAACCCTgtttaaaaagaaaaaaaggcAACAAATATCACTTTTAGGGAGAGTGATCTTTAAGGTGACCTTTTAAAAAAATGGCCTCAAATATCACTCTAAAACTCAGTTTCAAATAATATTTTGGTTAAATATAAAAACGGAACAACGTTCCATATTTTTCAACAAACTTATTTTTTTTATCTTTAACTTATTTCATGATTTTAAGTCAAACGACCCTAAATAATACTTGATATTACGTTTTTAACAATAAAACACAACTTAAAAatatgtttttaattatttttaattaataatttttatattcatatctttttattggctttcaaaatctttaaaatttaaaataatttttttaaaattcaatcGTGGAtcataatttaacaatttttaacattttaggaTTCATCAATGTCTTTTAtgttttagaattattaaaaaataaattaataaagcGTACCCCTAAACCCGAGAGCCTAAACCATAATTTATTCCAAGGTATGCGAACCGAACTCTAATTATtaattgtttttaatattttaggatTCACTAGTTCccaatttggattttaaaagtattaaattatttatatatataaataaaatacgAACAAAACATCTATTAGAATAAAGTTTTGAGTTTGAAAACATAACATTATTGagtatttttgataaaaaaaagtaaaaaaaaataataaaaaaataggAAAACGCAATTCAAGTTTGCGTTAACATTGCAGACATCAACAATGTCTAGAACTCCGTTTCTGctttgaataaaattatttgaaattgcattttttgatttaaaaaaattaagaaaataagaaAACGCCAAAGACAATTGCGTTTTTTATTATTCACAAAAACTGCAGGCCAAATTCCATTTTGAAATAACATTTGAGGCCATTTTTTATCAACAAAGTGACATTAAGAGTAATTTTCCTACAAATAGTGAGATTTGGAACCGACACCGTTTAAAAATAACATTACATTTCCCTAAAGTATTGTGTATATCATAATCACTCATACCCCTGTACAATTACATTTTCCAAAAATCTCGAGCATAGCATAATCACCATAACCCTTGTATAAATATAACATTACATGTTCCAAAAATCTTGAACACATTAACATATTCAGATAAAACAAGTTGCAAACTTgtctaaattttataattattttactGAGCCTTAGATTTAGTAATTTTCATACAACTGCTATCTATGAATCTTTGTAAATCACTAGATTGTCAAATCATATCAGCAGAAAAGGGACAGAATCATATCGCACAAGTGCAAACAGAAACAGGTGACTTCATGAAAGAAAATTGTACACACGCTTGGCGAAATAAACGACTGGGATCATATGGAGAACCAATTAATTAGAAAACTAAACAGTGAGCCCTAACGATAGACTTTTGTCATATTTTTATCAGAAAAACCAAAAAAAAATGCTTCCAAGATTGGTCAAAGAAAGTTGTAAGATGCATCCAAGGGATGAATGAGATATGTTAGAACTAGTGCCAAAAGCATCAGCAGGTATGCTACCCCTTGGTCAACAGAAGTTCCTGGAGAAAAAACATAATGAAGTCATAACAACAGAAATGTTGGTAAGCCTAAAAACAACTGATTTGCCACagattaaatttaaaatattcaCATTCACATTTCATTCTTTTAAACTTTGTAGTTATTTATGAGAACGCCAAAACAGTTGTCAATTATGAGAATGCCAAAAAGCGTGGAAACTAAGAGGAAGAGTAGTCATAAAATAGCTCAAAAAGAATATTATTGTTCGGTGCAATCCTTCTCCGTTCTACAAGGTTGTGACATGGCGAAATTTTATTAGAAATAAAACAGGGGATCATGAAACTCCTTCGCAAAGCGGTGTAAATGTACTTAAAACATATATTAAGTTCACAGTTCATTGACATGGGAGAAAGTATAAGAAGCAACTAGCAAATGAATTCAAACACGTATTAAATGAAATTAAAATGCCTATACAGTATCATGCTGCCTCCATAGTCATAAAAAAGGTTAAACATGACTAAATGATGAATTATCCTAATAGCATCATTATATTTTGTAGCTCTCCAAGTTCTCCATAATCCCCCGAATTGTCGGTAGTTGTTCCCTATTTACCTGTTCTCATCTCTCTTTAATCTGCCCAAATGCAGTTACTTTCCCTGTGATTCTACAATTTACTATATTGCAAATTTGCAGCACACTGGTGAATGAATTTGCTACATAAATTTGAGGATGTAATATCTTCAGATATATTACCAGACTACATATAAGGTCTCAATCGCGATGTAGAAGACACACAAATTTCTGTTGCAAAAGAGCAAAGTCCTAATAGCAACTTATTTCTCACAAGGTGATGCATTTAAAAAACTCGAAAAGATAAATTGTAAAAAAAAACAGAGATAAACAAGAAGGTCCATTGGCGCAAGGCAGGCTTATAACGAGGATAAGCAGAAATTGAATCAAGGCATTGTAACAACACAAACTAGGCTTGGTAATTACATCTATAGAGATGTCAAAATGTTAATTGTAACCTTTTAATAATCTAAAACTATATCACAGAAACAGCAATATGTGtgtaaaaattaaatttaatataaacGCAGCAGAAATATGCATAAACAATGAGATAACAAAATGCCAGATCTACGATGCAACATAACATTACACACAAATACACAAtagagggagagggagagagagagggagagagggagagggagagggggagagcgagagagagagagagagagagagagagagagagagagagagagagagagaagtacCATCGCTAGCAGGAGCCGGCGCAGGAGCGAAGGGCTGAGCCAGAGCACAAGGAAACAAAACAATGGCCAACAAAGCAAATATCAAAAACCAAAAATTACTTGCCATTTTGGTATTGTATATAAAACTtgctcaatctctctctctcagGAACAAACAGATCGGGGACTGGACTAGTATGTGGGAGAGAAGGTTTCCCCTAAGctttgtgtgtatatatattagaattatTGTGTCCTGTACATCTATTTTAAAATGTACAGGCCTGGATCTTGAGTCGGACCAAACTGGGATTTAACTAAAATTCAGGCCTGGATCTTGAGTTAAATTTCTATAATTAAATAAGTTGGTATGGCCCCACTTAATTTATACTTTTTTAtatatttgtttttaatttttttacaaaGGACAACGCTAAGAATTACACctcaaaatttaaattcaaacCAATTTGGATTCAAATATCTTCAACATTGGTCAAATTTTAGTCCAAATTTGGGTCGTCGAACAATATTGTTGATCCGAATTTGGACCGAAACTATTAAAGATGGTGATCCTAAATTTCACTTTTAGAAAAAATGGTCTAAAATATCACTTctgaaaaaaaatccaaaataTCACTTCAAGATACTATATCGTGTAGCGTTTAGGTAAGATACCCAAAATGTTACATCGTGTAGCGTTATGCTTATTTTTTTAATGTACAAAACATGATTTTAAGTAGTGTTTTAGCACCAAAGACTACATTATGAAGCGTTTTGGCCccaaaacactatttcatctAGCGTTTTACACATAtgatttcttttaaaaaatatatttttaatcttaaataaaaatttgttaattcctaaaatactaaaaaattatttaaattgtTTATAAAACCCAAAGATATTTTGgtgaaccctaaaatattaaaaattattaaataaaactacacccttaaattttaaaattatttagtcTAAAGTTTACATTTTTAGTTCCAAGGGTTTAGTtacctaaaccctaatttaaatTATGGTTTAAGCTCTAGGTTTACGGTCAAAAGGCTCAAAACCCTAAATCAATGTAACATTTATTAATTTtctttttaattaataatatttattaataagcgaaactgTGAT
Encoded here:
- the LOC141663660 gene encoding arabinogalactan protein 16-like encodes the protein MASNFWFLIFALLAIVLFPCALAQPFAPAPAPASDGTSVDQGVAYLLMLLALVLTYLIHPLDASYNFL
- the LOC141666464 gene encoding mitochondrial carrier protein MTM1-like isoform X5, with protein sequence MSYIMFRIEHITGSVSECVLRYKGTFDVFYKVAQQEGIARLWRGTCASLALAVPTVGIYLPCYDIFRNSLEEFTSSNTPSLTPYVPLAAGAVARSLACITCYPIELARTRMQAFKDTQAGVKPPGVWKTLVGVISEVRTTNNLQRSLQNYRFLWTGLGAQIARDVPFSAICWSTLEPLRRQIIGLVGEQTSIATILAANFSAGFVAGSIAAFVTCPLDVAKTRRQIEKDSSRALKMTTKHTLVEMWSDGGIKGLFAGVGPRVARTGPSVGIVVTFYEVVKYALLQRSWSRDGDNL
- the LOC141666464 gene encoding mitochondrial carrier protein MTM1-like isoform X4, which encodes MFPDMRSSTSCTRAVTGSVSECVLRYKGTFDVFYKVAQQEGIARLWRGTCASLALAVPTVGIYLPCYDIFRNSLEEFTSSNTPSLTPYVPLAAGAVARSLACITCYPIELARTRMQAFKDTQAGVKPPGVWKTLVGVISEVRTTNNLQRSLQNYRFLWTGLGAQIARDVPFSAICWSTLEPLRRQIIGLVGEQTSIATILAANFSAGFVAGSIAAFVTCPLDVAKTRRQIEKDSSRALKMTTKHTLVEMWSDGGIKGLFAGVGPRVARTGPSVGIVVTFYEVVKYALLQRSWSRDGDNL